TTTTCCGAACTGCTCTATAATTCGTTTGTTTCCGGTATTTCCTTTAACCCCAACAACTCCCTCTTGAATGAAATGATCAATTCCGGAAGTTTAAAGGATCTTTCAAATCCGCAATTAAGAATGGATTTGACGAATTGGATATCAACATTGGATGATATCGGCAAGCAAGAGAACGAACTTGCCCTGCAAAGGGAAAAAGTGCTGGATATGTTCAGGAACAACGAAAACAGTATTCGCACTATTTTCGATTTGGCGGGAGTAAATGCAGTACTGGATTTGCCCCAAGGGAACCAAGTAAGCAGTAACCTGCACCTGTTGGATTCACAGGAATTCGAGAATAATATTCTCACTTTTATGCTGACAACCTATGCAACGGAGAATGCCCATTATACACCATTAATGGAAAGCCTAGATGCTATTTTAGAAATTCTGGATACGGAAATAAAGGAGTAAAAATTGGGTTTGATTTAGAATAATTGTCAATGCTATCCCCAAAAATAAAGCGAAACATTTCACGAATTATTCCTTTCGGAGTGATTTGGCTGGTTCTGGGGTGGGTCAATTTATTCTCGCAAGAAGCCGTGCTGACTGCCGCACTGGACGAAAATTCGAATCAGTCTGCCGTGATCAGAATGACTCGCGAGGTTTTTCTTTTTGCAAGCATAGCCACC
This genomic window from Maribacter sp. MJ134 contains:
- a CDS encoding DUF6090 family protein, producing the protein MKFFRKIRQKLVVEKKIRNYLLYAIGEIILVVIGILIALAINNGQQKRILEKKEQTYLKGLKTEFQFSKLKLNELIGVNRNNYKGAKKIIKHISEDTMAITEKQFSELLYNSFVSGISFNPNNSLLNEMINSGSLKDLSNPQLRMDLTNWISTLDDIGKQENELALQREKVLDMFRNNENSIRTIFDLAGVNAVLDLPQGNQVSSNLHLLDSQEFENNILTFMLTTYATENAHYTPLMESLDAILEILDTEIKE